In a single window of the Pseudogemmatithrix spongiicola genome:
- a CDS encoding serine/threonine-protein kinase produces the protein MSSKTCANCGTTLDADALFCHRCGLNLTQEYRATPIGNVKVEDVSDTFRRLREAIGTRYGIERELGRGGMATVFLAKDLKHDREVAIKVLHPDLAATIGGERFEREIKLAAKLQHPHILGLYDSGDADGLLYYVMPFVKGESLRDRIDREKMLPIEDAIRITLEVASALGHAHEQGIIHRDIKPENILLSGEHALVADFGIARAATEAGQQKLTQTGMAVGTPVYMAPEQSTGDAVGPTADIYSLGCMLYEMLAGEPPFNGPNAMAIMARHLMEQVPSIRVVRNAVPEEIEQAIFIALNKAPVDRPQTAAQFAELLSGIFGATSTMRVMRGTRSMMTPMPMTGTFTVPPPLPWYKRPETFWTAFGVTVASVATAFGLSQMNGAKAPAALSAEQRRIAVLHFTDASKDSSLGPVAEGLTDGLIRTLGSSSSVTVISRDGIEPYRNARLAPDSIARTLRVGFLVRGEVEPVGDRVRVSVRLDDASGARLESGGFSVARDSVLVLQDSIGALAANLIRGQLGEELRVQAQRIATSSPAAWLLVQRGIQEQRRAQALPGAEREPVWLRADSLFAEAQALDTRWAEPHVRRASVALTRARARNRNQQDEMRALSAESNAHVEAALALDPNNADAFEVRGTTAFFGWNFNLETDPARRDVALANALRDLERATTINRQQASAFSTLAAVYANTPGKTANDIYLAARRALEVDEFLATANITLSRLANATYDLGNSDAARQYCDQLYRRFPNDVRAWRCQLNNLSLPGAQPEIARAWTLVDSVVARTAPADTAHWRRTGNILAAGALARVSGGSGPLADSARRVLRRNVGDASVDQLRELAYYAAFVSVILGDREDAFRLLREYIAANPNKARILRDDPGWWFRAIADTPEYRQIMGSAQ, from the coding sequence TTGTCGTCGAAAACCTGCGCGAACTGCGGCACCACGCTCGACGCCGATGCGCTGTTTTGCCATCGCTGCGGCCTGAATCTCACGCAGGAGTACCGCGCAACCCCGATCGGGAACGTGAAGGTCGAGGACGTCTCCGACACCTTCCGTCGGCTCCGCGAAGCGATCGGCACGCGCTACGGCATCGAGCGCGAACTCGGCCGCGGCGGGATGGCCACCGTCTTCCTCGCCAAGGACCTCAAGCACGACCGCGAGGTCGCCATCAAGGTCCTGCACCCGGACCTCGCCGCGACCATCGGTGGCGAACGCTTCGAGCGCGAGATCAAGCTCGCCGCCAAGCTGCAGCACCCGCACATCCTCGGGCTCTACGACTCGGGCGACGCCGACGGCCTGCTGTACTACGTGATGCCCTTCGTGAAGGGCGAATCGCTACGCGACCGCATCGACCGCGAGAAGATGCTGCCGATCGAAGACGCGATCCGCATCACGCTCGAAGTCGCGTCGGCGCTGGGTCACGCGCACGAGCAGGGCATCATCCACCGCGACATCAAGCCGGAGAACATCCTGCTCTCCGGCGAGCACGCGCTGGTGGCCGACTTCGGCATCGCGCGCGCCGCCACGGAAGCCGGCCAGCAGAAGTTGACGCAGACGGGCATGGCCGTCGGCACGCCGGTGTACATGGCACCCGAGCAATCCACCGGCGATGCCGTCGGCCCCACGGCCGACATCTACTCGCTGGGCTGCATGCTCTACGAGATGCTCGCCGGCGAGCCGCCGTTCAACGGCCCGAATGCCATGGCCATCATGGCGCGACATCTCATGGAGCAGGTGCCGAGCATCCGCGTGGTGCGCAATGCGGTGCCGGAGGAGATCGAGCAGGCCATCTTCATCGCGCTCAACAAGGCCCCGGTGGACCGCCCGCAGACGGCGGCCCAGTTCGCCGAGCTGCTGAGCGGCATCTTCGGCGCGACGAGCACGATGCGCGTCATGCGCGGCACGCGCTCGATGATGACGCCGATGCCGATGACGGGCACGTTCACCGTGCCGCCGCCGCTGCCGTGGTACAAGCGGCCCGAGACATTTTGGACGGCATTCGGCGTGACGGTCGCTTCGGTGGCCACGGCCTTCGGCCTTTCACAGATGAACGGCGCGAAGGCGCCGGCGGCGCTCAGCGCCGAGCAGCGGCGCATCGCCGTGCTGCACTTCACCGACGCCAGCAAGGACTCGTCGCTGGGCCCGGTGGCGGAAGGTCTCACGGACGGGCTCATCCGTACGCTGGGTTCGAGCAGCAGCGTCACGGTCATCTCGCGCGACGGTATCGAACCGTATCGCAACGCGAGACTCGCCCCTGACAGCATCGCGCGCACGTTGCGCGTGGGGTTCCTCGTGCGCGGCGAGGTCGAACCGGTCGGCGACCGCGTGCGCGTGAGCGTACGCCTCGACGATGCGAGCGGCGCACGGCTGGAAAGCGGCGGCTTTTCCGTCGCGCGCGACAGCGTGCTCGTGCTGCAGGATTCCATCGGCGCGCTCGCTGCGAACCTGATCCGCGGCCAGTTGGGCGAGGAGCTGCGCGTGCAGGCCCAGCGCATCGCGACGTCGAGCCCAGCGGCGTGGCTGCTCGTGCAGCGCGGCATCCAGGAGCAGCGTAGGGCGCAGGCACTGCCCGGCGCCGAGCGCGAACCCGTGTGGCTGCGGGCCGACTCGCTCTTCGCGGAGGCGCAGGCGCTGGATACGCGCTGGGCCGAGCCGCATGTGCGGCGGGCCAGCGTCGCACTGACGCGGGCGCGCGCGAGGAACCGCAACCAGCAAGACGAGATGCGCGCGCTCAGCGCTGAATCCAACGCGCATGTCGAGGCCGCCCTCGCCCTCGATCCGAACAATGCGGACGCCTTCGAGGTCCGCGGCACGACGGCCTTCTTCGGCTGGAACTTCAACCTCGAGACCGACCCGGCGCGCCGCGACGTCGCCCTCGCCAACGCCCTGCGGGATCTCGAGCGGGCCACGACGATCAACCGCCAGCAGGCGAGCGCGTTCTCGACCCTCGCGGCGGTCTACGCCAACACGCCCGGCAAGACCGCGAACGACATCTACCTCGCCGCGCGACGCGCCCTCGAGGTGGACGAGTTCCTCGCGACCGCCAACATCACGCTCTCGCGCCTGGCCAACGCGACCTACGACCTCGGCAACTCGGACGCGGCGCGGCAGTATTGCGACCAGCTGTATCGCCGGTTTCCCAACGACGTCCGCGCGTGGCGCTGCCAGCTCAACAACCTGAGCCTGCCGGGCGCCCAGCCGGAGATCGCGCGGGCTTGGACCTTGGTCGACTCGGTGGTCGCCCGCACCGCGCCGGCCGACACGGCCCACTGGCGCCGCACGGGGAACATCCTGGCTGCCGGTGCGCTCGCCCGCGTGAGCGGCGGGAGCGGCCCGCTGGCCGACAGCGCCCGTCGCGTGCTGCGCCGCAACGTCGGTGACGCGAGCGTCGACCAATTGCGCGAGCTGGCCTACTACGCGGCCTTCGTCTCGGTCATCCTCGGCGACCGGGAAGACGCCTTCCGGCTCCTGCGGGAGTACATCGCCGCGAACCCGAACAAGGCGCGCATCCTGCGGGACGATCCCGGCTGGTGGTTCCGGGCGATCGCCGACACGCCGGAGTACCGGCAGATCATGGGCAGCGCGCAGTAG
- a CDS encoding carbohydrate binding family 9 domain-containing protein: MIRPLAALALSLLLPLASGAQASAAAERVPRVFTTPDNITLDGFLDEPAYAQADSIWEFRQKEPVEGGTPSERTVVRLLATPKGLVVGWWIYDRDIGNVRRTQLRRDAELRADDYVSMVIDGLSDRRSGFYFRTNSNGAMWDGEHVTFEDGNEEWDGVWDVRTQINADGWTAEMFIPWATLRYPDDVTQMGMNFRRFMPRTNEELLWRAWRRTEGLRFLEREGTIAGFSGLPPRARAEFRPYVLGQAAPVERLFSPDGSSTVAKQETAFGRAGLDVKLPLTRTLTVDLTANPDFAQADVDRQIVNLTRFPLFFPERRPFFTEGAGIFAFGREQQTQMFYSRRIGLGAGGLPQTIPYGARMQGRFGRYQVGAIAARTEGAESVSDGVLRVRRDVLGRGFIGAMGTYSDRASRPGSVAGGVDFQLPYIIGKGDNLVFLGNAAWSRDSVGGDVGAHYRFMVDYPNDHADIVMRYDRVEQAYDPSLGFVIQRGIHRLAGNTAITPRPKDARVIRRWEFNLLGYNAVWADSGQLDNANLNIRPIGAQFQSGDRVELNLYRIFDAPGTTFTLVPGTTVPAGEYWWSRAELVLQGANLRQVVPRIETSVGEFYDGRRFDFETSLRVRVQPHYEFFVEFERNDVTLPTGDFVAHTGRLRGDYAVNPRLTLTGFVQYDDQSDRAALNARLRWTPSPGSDLFVVWNSVWPTVPERAFQLMQPQRGALVVKYTHYFRY, from the coding sequence ATGATTCGCCCGCTCGCCGCCCTGGCGCTCTCGCTCTTGCTCCCCCTCGCGTCAGGCGCCCAGGCTTCGGCCGCCGCCGAGCGCGTGCCCCGTGTCTTCACGACGCCCGACAACATCACGCTCGATGGTTTCCTCGACGAGCCCGCCTACGCGCAGGCGGACTCGATCTGGGAGTTCCGCCAGAAAGAGCCGGTCGAGGGCGGAACGCCAAGCGAACGCACGGTCGTGCGGCTCCTCGCCACGCCGAAGGGACTCGTCGTCGGCTGGTGGATCTACGACCGCGACATCGGCAATGTGCGGCGCACCCAGCTGCGTCGTGACGCCGAGCTGCGGGCGGACGATTACGTCTCGATGGTCATCGATGGGCTGTCCGACCGGCGCAGCGGGTTCTATTTCCGCACCAACTCCAACGGGGCGATGTGGGACGGCGAACACGTCACCTTCGAGGACGGCAACGAGGAATGGGATGGCGTCTGGGACGTGCGCACGCAGATCAACGCGGACGGCTGGACCGCCGAGATGTTCATTCCCTGGGCGACGCTGCGCTACCCCGACGACGTGACGCAGATGGGCATGAACTTCCGTCGCTTCATGCCGCGCACCAACGAGGAACTCCTCTGGCGTGCGTGGCGCCGCACGGAAGGCCTGCGCTTCCTCGAACGCGAGGGCACCATCGCCGGCTTCTCGGGCCTGCCGCCGCGCGCACGCGCCGAGTTCCGGCCCTATGTGCTCGGCCAAGCCGCGCCCGTCGAGCGCCTGTTCTCGCCGGATGGCTCATCGACCGTCGCGAAGCAGGAGACGGCGTTCGGCCGCGCCGGCCTCGACGTAAAGCTGCCGCTCACGCGCACGCTCACCGTGGACCTCACGGCGAACCCGGACTTCGCGCAGGCCGACGTCGACCGCCAGATCGTGAACCTCACGCGCTTCCCGCTGTTCTTCCCCGAGCGGCGACCGTTCTTCACGGAAGGCGCGGGCATCTTCGCGTTCGGCCGCGAGCAGCAGACGCAGATGTTCTACTCGCGGCGCATCGGGCTGGGCGCCGGCGGCCTGCCGCAGACGATTCCCTACGGCGCGCGCATGCAGGGCCGCTTCGGGCGCTATCAAGTGGGCGCGATCGCGGCGCGCACGGAGGGCGCGGAATCCGTGAGCGACGGCGTGCTGCGCGTGCGCCGCGACGTGCTCGGCCGCGGCTTCATCGGCGCGATGGGCACGTACAGCGATCGGGCGTCGCGCCCCGGCTCGGTGGCGGGCGGCGTGGACTTCCAGCTCCCGTACATCATTGGCAAGGGCGACAACCTGGTCTTCCTCGGCAATGCCGCGTGGAGCCGCGACAGCGTCGGCGGCGACGTCGGGGCGCACTACCGCTTCATGGTCGACTATCCGAACGACCACGCGGACATCGTGATGCGCTACGATCGCGTGGAGCAGGCCTACGATCCGTCGCTGGGTTTCGTCATCCAGCGCGGAATCCACCGACTGGCCGGCAACACGGCGATCACGCCGCGCCCGAAGGACGCGCGGGTCATCCGGCGCTGGGAGTTCAACCTGCTCGGCTACAACGCGGTGTGGGCCGACAGCGGCCAGCTCGATAACGCGAACCTCAACATCCGGCCGATCGGCGCGCAGTTCCAGAGCGGCGACCGCGTCGAGCTGAACCTGTATCGCATCTTCGACGCGCCGGGGACGACGTTCACGCTCGTGCCGGGCACGACGGTGCCGGCCGGCGAGTATTGGTGGAGCCGCGCCGAGCTGGTGCTGCAGGGCGCGAACCTCCGACAGGTGGTGCCGCGGATCGAAACGTCGGTCGGCGAGTTCTATGACGGCCGGCGCTTCGACTTCGAGACCTCGCTACGCGTGCGCGTGCAGCCGCACTACGAGTTCTTCGTGGAGTTCGAGCGCAACGACGTCACGCTGCCGACGGGGGACTTCGTCGCGCACACGGGGCGACTCCGCGGGGACTACGCGGTGAACCCGCGGCTCACGCTCACGGGCTTCGTGCAGTACGACGACCAGTCGGATCGCGCGGCGCTGAACGCCCGCCTGCGCTGGACGCCGTCGCCGGGCTCGGACCTGTTCGTCGTGTGGAACTCCGTGTGGCCGACCGTCCCCGAGCGGGCCTTCCAGCTGATGCAGCCGCAGCGCGGGGCGCTGGTGGTGAAGTACACGCACTACTTCCGGTACTGA
- a CDS encoding c-type cytochrome has translation MRTIRLLAAAGAAFLASPMQAQDATPNGELTYRVVCAACHTLNPPYEKAPPMTHIARHYRQAFATEAEGVEAIVQWVTKPEVARSKMPAHAIERFGLMPAFPLPEAQLRDVAKYVWSLGAPAPATAAPAAGAATHQHNPPR, from the coding sequence ATGCGCACCATCCGCCTTCTCGCCGCTGCCGGCGCTGCCTTCCTTGCCTCGCCGATGCAGGCCCAAGACGCCACCCCGAACGGTGAGCTCACCTATCGCGTCGTCTGCGCGGCCTGCCACACGCTCAACCCGCCGTATGAGAAGGCACCGCCGATGACGCACATCGCGCGGCACTACCGCCAGGCCTTCGCGACGGAAGCCGAGGGCGTAGAGGCCATCGTGCAGTGGGTGACGAAGCCCGAGGTCGCCCGCTCGAAGATGCCCGCGCATGCGATTGAGCGCTTCGGCCTCATGCCCGCGTTCCCGCTGCCCGAAGCACAGCTGCGCGACGTGGCGAAGTACGTGTGGAGCCTGGGCGCGCCCGCGCCGGCCACCGCCGCACCGGCCGCCGGCGCCGCGACGCACCAGCACAATCCCCCGCGCTGA
- a CDS encoding M28 family peptidase, with protein sequence MIRIRLAAVLGGLALAAPMLDAQEIKEREIRAHLEFLSSDLLEGRAPATRGGALTEAYLAAQMRYLGLEPAVNGSYLQRVPIDVVAADRSSMRAVASGKATATFRAPEDVVLWAGSSTETSAAKAEVVFVGYGVTAPEFRWDDFKNVDVRGKILLVLVNDPPAPAAEPQLFGGNAMTYYGRWTYKFEEAERRGAAGMLIVHNTERAGYGWATVVGSWAKEQRMLPRNPQLPAPLGFRGWITEDATTALLRQAGLDLTRLRRDAESRNFRPVATGITLDVGFRNTVQHLESHNVIGRIAGSDANAAKEHILLSAHWDHLGIGPAVNGDSIYNGALDNASGTANLLALAHALAHGPKTKRSVLVAFVTAEESGLLGSDFLALNPVAPTEQIVANLNVDGGNVLGETRDLTVLGDTKSSLGPQIAALIQPKGMRISPDAHPERGYFYRSDHFAFAKVGVPSVSIGEGDDFVGRPREWGQQQAEDYTTHRYHQPGDEYRADWDLRGAVQLTTIVLELTRELANSGVWPTWAPTAEFRRAPRM encoded by the coding sequence ATGATCCGCATTCGACTGGCCGCCGTCCTCGGCGGCCTCGCCCTTGCTGCGCCCATGCTCGATGCGCAGGAGATCAAGGAGCGCGAGATCCGCGCGCATCTCGAGTTCCTCTCCAGCGACCTGCTCGAAGGCCGTGCCCCCGCCACGCGCGGCGGTGCGCTCACCGAGGCCTACCTCGCGGCGCAGATGCGCTACCTCGGTCTCGAGCCGGCCGTGAATGGCTCGTACCTGCAGCGCGTCCCGATTGACGTGGTCGCGGCCGACCGCAGCTCGATGCGCGCCGTCGCGAGCGGCAAGGCCACGGCGACGTTCCGCGCGCCCGAGGATGTGGTGCTCTGGGCGGGCTCGTCGACCGAGACTAGTGCGGCGAAGGCCGAAGTCGTCTTTGTCGGTTATGGCGTGACGGCGCCGGAGTTCCGCTGGGACGACTTCAAGAACGTCGATGTGCGCGGCAAGATCCTGCTCGTGCTCGTGAACGACCCGCCGGCGCCGGCAGCCGAGCCGCAGCTCTTCGGCGGCAATGCGATGACGTACTATGGCCGCTGGACCTACAAGTTCGAGGAAGCCGAGCGCCGCGGCGCGGCGGGCATGCTCATCGTGCACAACACCGAGCGCGCCGGTTACGGCTGGGCGACGGTGGTCGGCAGCTGGGCCAAGGAGCAGCGCATGCTGCCGCGCAATCCGCAGCTCCCCGCGCCGCTGGGCTTCCGCGGCTGGATCACCGAAGACGCGACGACGGCGCTGCTGCGGCAGGCCGGGCTCGACCTCACACGCCTCCGTCGCGACGCGGAGTCGCGGAACTTCCGTCCCGTGGCCACGGGCATCACGCTGGACGTGGGCTTCCGCAACACGGTGCAGCATCTCGAGAGCCACAACGTGATCGGCCGCATTGCCGGTTCGGATGCAAATGCCGCGAAGGAGCACATCCTGCTTTCGGCGCATTGGGATCACCTCGGCATCGGGCCCGCGGTGAACGGCGACAGCATCTACAATGGCGCGCTGGACAACGCCTCAGGCACGGCGAACCTGCTCGCTCTGGCGCATGCGTTGGCGCACGGGCCCAAGACCAAGCGGTCGGTACTCGTGGCGTTCGTCACGGCGGAGGAGAGCGGACTGCTGGGCTCGGACTTCCTGGCGCTCAATCCCGTGGCGCCCACTGAGCAGATCGTCGCCAACCTCAACGTGGACGGCGGCAACGTGCTCGGCGAGACGCGGGACCTCACGGTGCTCGGCGACACCAAGAGCTCACTCGGGCCGCAGATCGCGGCGTTGATCCAGCCGAAGGGCATGCGCATCTCGCCGGACGCGCATCCGGAGCGCGGGTATTTCTATCGCTCGGACCACTTCGCGTTCGCCAAGGTGGGAGTGCCGTCGGTGAGCATCGGCGAAGGCGATGACTTCGTGGGGCGGCCGCGGGAGTGGGGGCAGCAGCAGGCGGAGGATTACACGACGCATCGGTATCACCAGCCTGGGGATGAGTACCGCGCGGATTGGGATTTGCGAGGGGCGGTGCAGTTGACGACGATCGTGCTGGAGCTCACGAGAGAGTTGGCGAACTCGGGGGTTTGGCCGACGTGGGCACCGACGGCGGAGTTTCGGCGGGCGCCGAGGATGTAA
- a CDS encoding tetratricopeptide repeat protein: MLLLVGGLSPLAAQTVNRDSVRGAIERGVIGSDWGAIDRAVVALRAATQSVAGRSDAWLHYDLAYALHRRASGLIVEDRASAAKAMLEEAVAAAGRARTLGAGAAAQGLEGGVTGQLAGAAGGLALMRFGRQSLRLLDEAVAAAPNDPRVALLNGITRVNAPAFAGGGAARGEAELRRAVALFATDRSVSPQPIWGRADAHIWLAIALEKQDKLAEARAELTRALELAPGHRWVVETLQPQLARRR, translated from the coding sequence GTGTTACTCCTCGTGGGTGGGCTGTCTCCCCTCGCGGCGCAGACGGTCAATCGGGATTCGGTGCGTGGGGCGATCGAGCGTGGGGTGATCGGCTCTGATTGGGGGGCGATTGACCGGGCGGTGGTGGCGCTGCGCGCGGCGACGCAGTCGGTGGCGGGGCGCAGTGATGCGTGGCTGCATTACGACTTGGCGTATGCGCTGCATCGGCGGGCCAGCGGGTTGATTGTCGAAGACCGCGCGAGTGCGGCGAAGGCGATGCTCGAGGAGGCCGTGGCGGCGGCGGGGCGCGCGCGCACGCTGGGCGCTGGAGCGGCGGCGCAGGGGCTCGAGGGCGGCGTGACCGGGCAGCTCGCGGGTGCGGCGGGTGGGCTCGCGTTGATGCGGTTCGGGCGGCAGTCGCTACGCCTGCTCGATGAGGCGGTGGCGGCGGCGCCGAACGATCCCCGCGTGGCCTTGTTGAACGGCATCACGCGGGTGAATGCGCCGGCCTTTGCGGGCGGCGGGGCGGCGCGCGGCGAGGCAGAGCTGCGCCGTGCCGTCGCGCTGTTCGCCACCGATCGCAGCGTGAGTCCGCAGCCCATATGGGGGCGTGCGGACGCGCATATCTGGTTGGCGATCGCGCTGGAGAAGCAGGACAAGCTCGCCGAGGCGCGCGCGGAGCTGACCCGGGCACTGGAGCTCGCGCCCGGTCATCGCTGGGTCGTGGAGACGCTGCAGCCGCAGTTGGCGCGGCGGCGCTGA
- a CDS encoding GlcG/HbpS family heme-binding protein: MALAAQAPAVAPQPALTFEGARRIAAAAAEEAQRNNWGVSIAVVDDHGELLFFARLDGAHQQSVDIARAKARTAARWRRETKALEDAVAGGRTVLMAVEGMLPLEGGVPIIVEGRVIGAVGVSGVTSQQDAQIARAGIRAVFPQ, encoded by the coding sequence ATCGCCCTCGCCGCCCAGGCGCCCGCCGTCGCGCCGCAGCCCGCGCTCACCTTCGAGGGCGCTCGCCGCATCGCCGCCGCGGCCGCCGAGGAAGCCCAGCGCAACAACTGGGGGGTGTCCATCGCCGTCGTCGACGATCACGGGGAGCTGCTCTTCTTCGCCCGGCTCGACGGCGCGCACCAGCAGAGCGTGGACATCGCGCGCGCCAAGGCCCGCACCGCCGCGCGCTGGCGCCGCGAGACCAAGGCGCTCGAAGACGCCGTTGCCGGCGGACGCACGGTCCTGATGGCGGTCGAGGGCATGCTGCCGCTCGAAGGGGGCGTGCCCATAATCGTCGAGGGCCGCGTCATCGGCGCCGTCGGCGTCAGCGGCGTGACCTCGCAGCAGGATGCGCAGATCGCGCGGGCGGGAATCCGAGCGGTCTTCCCGCAGTAG
- a CDS encoding ectonucleotide pyrophosphatase/phosphodiesterase, with protein sequence MRAIAHRAALWLAALGIAACAPQAPAPPAARVAYAPTRHLILISFDGFRYDYIHRPAATRLRELAARGVRAERMVPSFPSKTFPNHYTIVTGLTPEHHGIVANAMRDSALGIFTLRDTLAQSESRWWGGEPIWVTAEQQGKRAAIVGWPGSEAAIKGTRASWWSRYNHEQPRAEKVQMLLDWLSLPPAQAPSLLVAYFHEVDGAGHSFGPSSPQVDTAIAQVDSALGAIMDGIAARGMTDRVDIVVVSDHGMTPVAPERAIVLDDLIDMADVDVIDWNPVGAIEPKPGAMERVYTRLRGAHPALQVYRKGEVPAHFHFNAHPRITSLVLVAADGWTITTRAQVARWRENDWRGGGNHGFDPDLISMGATFVGAGPSFSVGRELAPFRNVHVYPLMAHILGLRAAPSDGSLDSLRAALR encoded by the coding sequence GTGAGGGCGATTGCGCATCGCGCTGCGCTGTGGCTCGCGGCGCTGGGCATCGCGGCCTGTGCGCCGCAAGCGCCCGCGCCGCCGGCCGCGCGCGTGGCGTACGCGCCGACGCGGCACCTCATCCTCATCTCCTTCGACGGCTTCCGCTACGACTACATCCATCGCCCGGCGGCGACACGCTTGCGTGAACTCGCCGCCCGCGGCGTACGCGCCGAGCGGATGGTCCCGAGCTTTCCGTCGAAGACCTTCCCGAACCACTACACGATCGTCACGGGCCTCACGCCGGAGCACCACGGCATCGTCGCGAACGCCATGCGCGACTCCGCGCTCGGCATCTTCACGCTGCGTGACACACTCGCGCAGTCAGAATCACGCTGGTGGGGCGGCGAGCCGATCTGGGTGACGGCCGAGCAGCAGGGCAAGCGCGCGGCCATCGTGGGCTGGCCGGGCTCGGAAGCGGCCATCAAGGGCACGCGCGCCTCGTGGTGGAGCCGCTACAACCACGAGCAACCGCGCGCCGAGAAGGTGCAGATGCTGCTCGACTGGCTGTCGCTTCCGCCTGCCCAAGCGCCGTCGCTGTTGGTGGCCTACTTCCACGAAGTGGATGGGGCAGGGCACAGCTTCGGACCGTCGTCGCCGCAGGTCGATACGGCAATCGCCCAAGTCGACTCCGCGCTCGGCGCCATCATGGACGGCATCGCCGCGCGCGGGATGACGGATCGCGTGGATATCGTCGTCGTCAGTGACCATGGGATGACGCCGGTCGCTCCGGAACGGGCCATCGTGCTCGACGATCTGATCGACATGGCCGACGTGGACGTGATCGACTGGAATCCGGTCGGGGCGATCGAGCCGAAGCCCGGCGCGATGGAGCGCGTGTACACGCGGCTGCGCGGCGCGCACCCAGCGCTGCAAGTCTATAGAAAGGGCGAAGTGCCGGCGCACTTCCACTTCAACGCGCATCCGCGCATCACGAGTCTCGTCCTGGTCGCGGCGGACGGCTGGACAATCACGACGCGCGCGCAGGTGGCCCGCTGGCGCGAGAACGACTGGCGCGGGGGCGGGAATCACGGCTTCGACCCCGACCTGATCAGCATGGGTGCGACCTTCGTGGGGGCTGGGCCGAGTTTCTCGGTCGGGCGCGAGCTCGCGCCGTTTCGCAACGTGCATGTCTATCCGCTGATGGCCCATATACTTGGCCTTCGGGCGGCGCCGAGCGACGGGTCGCTGGATTCGCTGCGCGCCGCGCTACGCTGA